A stretch of Macrobrachium rosenbergii isolate ZJJX-2024 chromosome 12, ASM4041242v1, whole genome shotgun sequence DNA encodes these proteins:
- the LOC136844258 gene encoding uncharacterized protein, with translation MKMTLVASVFGLMIILNYAIEAKPAGEPKVSVTTAIAGNHIASGTTPGGKCIRTCFDHGMDMVGQCKEQCEEDEREIYGECQIACPPEGCRRRFSCHCCAKKKQL, from the exons ATGAAGATGACACTCGTTGCGTCTGTCTTTGGGTTGATGATCATTCTCAACTATGCAATCGAG gCCAAACCAGCAGGGGAACCAAAGGTCAGTGTGACTACGGCAATTGCTGGTAACCATATAGCCTCAGGCACTACTCCAG GTGGTAAATGTATCCGAACTTGCTTCGACCACGGGATGGACATGGTTGGGCAGTGCAAAGAGCAGTGCgaagaggacgagagagagatttacggAGAATGTCAGATCGCTTGCCCTCCCGAAGGATGCAGACGAAGGTTCTCCTGCCATTGCTGCGCCAAGAAGAAGCAGTTGTAG